The following proteins come from a genomic window of Dreissena polymorpha isolate Duluth1 chromosome 1, UMN_Dpol_1.0, whole genome shotgun sequence:
- the LOC127835630 gene encoding fatty acyl-CoA reductase 1-like isoform X2, protein MVDRTEDTLPSVAEFYRDKNVFITGGTGFIGKVLIEKLLRSCPDIGKLFILVRPKRSQDIQQRMEELANSPVYEKVKKEQPNFKDKFIPINGDMCLPELGISQTDKDMLENETHIVFHSAATIRFDEPLRVAVEMNVLGVRKMVCLCKRFKKLEVFVHVSTAYANCDRPYIEEIVYPTPVEPQKLIDALEWMDDSMLDGITPQLIGDKPNTYTYTKQLAEDLLVKEGKGMPIAIVRPSIVGASWKEPIPGWIDNYNGPSGLYIAVGKGLLRSMKCDFKGVADIIPVDIPVNMLIAVAWYTAVTRPTNVLIYHSTTGSVNPFTWGEMEDIVMNVWKKVPLDACFRRPNVVITQNKFMHEFYTMVSHLVPAYLADMGYCLMGKKPRMVRIYNKLHRSMNCLTYFTMQSWEWTYNNLDMLVSQLSPEDRKTFYFDPRPLHWPTYMENYCLGTKKYLLNEDLSGVPAAKAHLKKLRNIRYTFNTILAVVI, encoded by the exons ATGGTAGACAGAACAGAAGATACACTGCCGAGTGTGGCGGAATTCTACCGGGACAAGAATGTGTTCATAACAGGCGGAACAGGGTTTATAGGAAAGGTGTTGATAGAAAAACTTTTGCGGAGCTGTCCAGACATAGGAAAGCTTTTCATTCTGGTGCGACCAAAGCGCTCTCAAGATATACAGCAGCGAATGGAGGAATTGGCAAACAGTCCT GTGTATGAAAAAGTGAAAAAGGAACAACCCAATTTCAAAGACAAATTCATTCCAATAAATGGTGACATGTGTCTGCCAGAGCTGGGAATTAGTCAGACTGATAAAGACATGCTCGAAAATGAAACCCACATAGTGTTccatagtgctgcaacaatacgttTTGATGAACCATTACG GGTGGCAGTGGAGATGAATGTGCTGGGCGTGAGGAAGATGGTCTGTCTCTGTAAAAGATTCAAGAAATTGGAG GTATTTGTTCACGTGTCTACTGCTTATGCCAACTGTGACCGTCCATACATTGAAGAAATTGTTTACCCTACCCCAGTGGAACCTCAGAAACTAATTGACGCTTTAGA ATGGATGGATGACTCCATGTTGGATGGGATCACTCCCCAGTTGATTGGGGACAAACCAAACACATACACGTACACAAAACAACTGGCAGAGGACCTGCTGGTGAAAGAGGGCAAGGGAATGCCTATAGCCATAGTGAGGCCATCAATAGTCGGTGCATCATGGAAGGAGCCCATACCC GGCTGGATCGACAATTACAATGGTCCAAGTGGTTTATATATTGCT GTGGGCAAAGGCCTTCTGCGCtccatgaaatgtgacttcaaagGTGTGGCAGATATAATTCCTGTGGACATTCCTGTCAACATGCTGATTGCTGTCGCTTGGTACACGGCTGTTACTAGACCTACCAATGTGCTCATTTATCACTCCACAACTGGCTCTGTGAATCCCTTCACATGGGGTGAAATGG AGGACATTGTGATGAACGTCTGGAAGAAAGTGCCATTGGATGCTTGCTTCCGAAGACCAAATGTGGTCATTACACAGAACAA GTTTATGCACGAGTTTTACACCATGGTGAGCCATCTGGTTCCTGCCTACCTGGCTGACATGGGGTACTGTCTGATGGGGAAAAAACCACG AATGGTGAGAATCTACAACAAGCTTCATCGCTCTATGAACTGCCTCACATACTTCACGATGCAGTCCTGGGAGTGGACGTACAACAACCTTGACATGCTCGTCAGCCAGCTGTCTCCCGAGGACAGGAAG ACCTTCTACTTTGACCCGCGACCCCTGCACTGGCCTACATACATGGAGAACTACTGCCTTGGAACAAAGAAGTATCTACTGAATGAGGACCTTTCTGGAGTACCAGCTGCAAAGGCACATCTTAAAAA
- the LOC127835630 gene encoding fatty acyl-CoA reductase 1-like isoform X1 yields MVDRTEDTLPSVAEFYRDKNVFITGGTGFIGKVLIEKLLRSCPDIGKLFILVRPKRSQDIQQRMEELANSPVYEKVKKEQPNFKDKFIPINGDMCLPELGISQTDKDMLENETHIVFHSAATIRFDEPLRVAVEMNVLGVRKMVCLCKRFKKLEVFVHVSTAYANCDRPYIEEIVYPTPVEPQKLIDALEWMDDSMLDGITPQLIGDKPNTYTYTKQLAEDLLVKEGKGMPIAIVRPSIVGASWKEPIPGWIDNYNGPSGLYIAVGKGLLRSMKCDFKGVADIIPVDIPVNMLIAVAWYTAVTRPTNVLIYHSTTGSVNPFTWGEMEDIVMNVWKKVPLDACFRRPNVVITQNKFMHEFYTMVSHLVPAYLADMGYCLMGKKPRMVRIYNKLHRSMNCLTYFTMQSWEWTYNNLDMLVSQLSPEDRKTFYFDPRPLHWPTYMENYCLGTKKYLLNEDLSGVPAAKAHLKKLRNIRYTFNTILAVVIWRTLIARSQIARNLWFFIMGLVMKFVKYFRITSTIRS; encoded by the exons ATGGTAGACAGAACAGAAGATACACTGCCGAGTGTGGCGGAATTCTACCGGGACAAGAATGTGTTCATAACAGGCGGAACAGGGTTTATAGGAAAGGTGTTGATAGAAAAACTTTTGCGGAGCTGTCCAGACATAGGAAAGCTTTTCATTCTGGTGCGACCAAAGCGCTCTCAAGATATACAGCAGCGAATGGAGGAATTGGCAAACAGTCCT GTGTATGAAAAAGTGAAAAAGGAACAACCCAATTTCAAAGACAAATTCATTCCAATAAATGGTGACATGTGTCTGCCAGAGCTGGGAATTAGTCAGACTGATAAAGACATGCTCGAAAATGAAACCCACATAGTGTTccatagtgctgcaacaatacgttTTGATGAACCATTACG GGTGGCAGTGGAGATGAATGTGCTGGGCGTGAGGAAGATGGTCTGTCTCTGTAAAAGATTCAAGAAATTGGAG GTATTTGTTCACGTGTCTACTGCTTATGCCAACTGTGACCGTCCATACATTGAAGAAATTGTTTACCCTACCCCAGTGGAACCTCAGAAACTAATTGACGCTTTAGA ATGGATGGATGACTCCATGTTGGATGGGATCACTCCCCAGTTGATTGGGGACAAACCAAACACATACACGTACACAAAACAACTGGCAGAGGACCTGCTGGTGAAAGAGGGCAAGGGAATGCCTATAGCCATAGTGAGGCCATCAATAGTCGGTGCATCATGGAAGGAGCCCATACCC GGCTGGATCGACAATTACAATGGTCCAAGTGGTTTATATATTGCT GTGGGCAAAGGCCTTCTGCGCtccatgaaatgtgacttcaaagGTGTGGCAGATATAATTCCTGTGGACATTCCTGTCAACATGCTGATTGCTGTCGCTTGGTACACGGCTGTTACTAGACCTACCAATGTGCTCATTTATCACTCCACAACTGGCTCTGTGAATCCCTTCACATGGGGTGAAATGG AGGACATTGTGATGAACGTCTGGAAGAAAGTGCCATTGGATGCTTGCTTCCGAAGACCAAATGTGGTCATTACACAGAACAA GTTTATGCACGAGTTTTACACCATGGTGAGCCATCTGGTTCCTGCCTACCTGGCTGACATGGGGTACTGTCTGATGGGGAAAAAACCACG AATGGTGAGAATCTACAACAAGCTTCATCGCTCTATGAACTGCCTCACATACTTCACGATGCAGTCCTGGGAGTGGACGTACAACAACCTTGACATGCTCGTCAGCCAGCTGTCTCCCGAGGACAGGAAG ACCTTCTACTTTGACCCGCGACCCCTGCACTGGCCTACATACATGGAGAACTACTGCCTTGGAACAAAGAAGTATCTACTGAATGAGGACCTTTCTGGAGTACCAGCTGCAAAGGCACATCTTAAAAA GTTGAGAAACATTCGCTACACATTCAACACAATCCTTGCTGTTGTGATATGGCGGACATTGATAGCTCGCTCTCAAATAGCTCGAAACCTCTGGTTCTTCATCATGGGACTCGTTATGAAGTTTGTGAAATACTTCAGAATAACAAGTACCATTCGCTCTTGA